In one Vicugna pacos chromosome 22, VicPac4, whole genome shotgun sequence genomic region, the following are encoded:
- the LOC140688500 gene encoding LOW QUALITY PROTEIN: sperm-egg fusion protein Juno-like (The sequence of the model RefSeq protein was modified relative to this genomic sequence to represent the inferred CDS: inserted 2 bases in 1 codon) — translation MRWWRQLLLWLWTVPPTWAGHARLNVCVNARPHKREPGPEDKLYEECRPWKDNACCTATTSWETHLDVSLLYNFSLVRCGLLMPDCERHFLQAICFYECSPNLGPWIQQVDPRGQGEWILDVPLCWEDXEQWWADCRTSYTCKSNWHGSWTWSRGKHRCPKKALCHPFLHYFPTPADLCEKIWSNSFKASPERRNSGRCLQKWFEPTRGNPNTAVARLFTNPAPSCELSYTLGAFSLFLSLLS, via the exons ATGAGGTGGTGGCGGcagcttctgctgtggctgtggACGGTCCCGCCCACGTGGGCCGGGCACGCACGGCTCAATGTCTGCGTGAACGCCAGGCCCCACAAGCGAGAGCCTGGCCCTGAGGACAAGCTCTACGAGGAGTGCCGCCCCTGGAAGGACAATGCCTGCTGCACAGCCACCACAAGCTGGGAAACCCACCTGGATGTGTCCCTGCTCTACAACTTCAGCTTGGTTCGCTGCGGGTTGCTGATGCCGGACTGTGAGAGGCATTTCCTCCAGGCCATCTGCTTCTACGAGTGTTCCCCCAACCTGGGGCCCTGGATCCAGCAGGTGGACCCGAGGGGGCAGGGAGAGTGGATCCTGGACGTGCCCCTCTGTTGGGAAGA TGAGCAGTGGTGGGCCGACTGCCGCACGTCCTACACCTGCAAATCCAACTGGCACGGCAGCTGGACCTGGAGTCGGG GGAAGCACCGCTGTCCTAAAAAGGCCCTCTGCCACCCTTTCCTGCATTACTTCCCCACCCCAGCTGACCTGTGCGAGAAGATTTGGAGCAACTCCTTCAAGGCGAGCCCTGAGCGCAGGAACAGCGGGCGGTGTCTGCAGAAGTGGTTTGAGCCCACTCGGGGCAACCCCAACACAGCTGTGGCCCGCCTCTTCACCAACCCTGCCCCATCCTGCGAGCTCTCCTACACGCTCGGGGCCTTCTCTCTGTTCCTGTCTCTCCTCTCCTGA